In Panicum virgatum strain AP13 chromosome 5K, P.virgatum_v5, whole genome shotgun sequence, the genomic window TAGCAGGCTAGCAGCTCACAAAAGAAAAGGATATAGAAGTACCTGTATCCAGTGAAGAAGAACAGAGGACAAAGAGCAGGGAGCACAAATTCGGCTAGGCCGCTGGGACAGGGATGGTCGAATTGAAGGGATCATGCACAGCAGCAAGTACAGGCTCCCTAGACAGTGAAGCACACGGTGACATCGCTTCCCATCCCATTGCCTCTGCACGTGGCCCcatccgccggcggcgagcggcacatATGCAACTGCTGCTACAACCTTATAGGCAGTCAGACCACAACTAGATTGAATCCACGACACCATGGTGGTGCAGAAATTCAGAATAATTAAAGGAGAAAGGTTGATTTGGGACTAACCAGCATCGTCCAAAAATTGGGCTTCCAGATTCACAGCCAAGAAGACCTGCATAAAATAGAATCAAACTCAGAGACCTCCATAGGTTGGAATCAAATCATGGAAGAAGGCCTCCAAAAATTGGAACCAAATCATAGACATTTGATCTGCACGCAGCATGGAAAACTGAGATTGAGTATGGATTAGTTGCTCACAGTAAGGGGAGGGATAGGAAGCTGGCGCCAGCGTGGTAGAACGCCACAAATGCGATTCCAATGTTAGTTGATTGGGACAAACTGAAACTGAAATAAATAGATGTTTACGTGGAAAATAAAAGAAGCAAACCAATTTGATTCTCCTTCTCCTGTGCACTACGCTTCTTGATCTGTGGACGCGGTGTGCATCGATTGCGATGGAATGGATCTGTGGCCATGGGGATTGAAGGATGGATAAGGAAATTGGAGGGACTGAGCAATTTGGTGCGCGGGGTATGTGATTTTTGCAGGTGATATGGGCAGCTAGCTGGATAATCTTTTCAACCATCGATGTTGCCCGGTAGTTCGGCTTGCACCTAATTTGTCGCTAGAttttaggaaaaaaaacaaacaaatcttGTGTCCACGGCAACGGCGGGGGCAGGTTTTGACCtgggggcgacggcgacgggagCGGAGCGACCTCGCGGAGCTTGGAACGGAGTCACGAACGATGGTGAACTGATGTATGAGTTCCCACGCGTTAGGTGGATCAGGTCGCAGGACTCTGGCCGGCGGTTGACCGCGACTACGGCGGAGGAGCTCggaacgggcggcggcggcggaacttgGAACGGGCGACGGCGCGACGAGCGGAATGAATCGCCGGGGCGGGATGGGAGCCGGCCGCGCAGAGCTACGCCGGGATGGCCCAAGGGTCGCCGATGGGAGGCCGAGACGCGCCGGGATGAGGAAGGTGGAACGCCGGGATTTGGGACGCGTCTGGGGGAGGGATTGGCGAGCCGACGGCCGGGCGACGGGATTGGGAAATCGGAGCGGGTGCTGGGCtaggcggcggtggtgctggtagcggtggtggtggtggggtagGGCGGGGGGTGTGGGGTTGAGGGGGGACGCGGACCGGGGTGAACCGGTGGGTGCGAAACCAGAGCGGCGGATCGGGTGCAAAAGGTGAGCTCGGCTATGGGATACCTTATTCCAATAgacctactatatatatattactatgattataagtttataatcataagtgatataatatatgataaatgaaTGATCCTATTTGGTTTGTGCTATGCTAGAAATTTTAtcaactttgaccgctaattagaggtattaaattaaGGCAGTtttcaaaaccaacttcagaaccctgaagaatctaatgagacctttgaccgagtgattagaggatggccactgtagcatcactgtagccaatcatcaattaattatcgtcattagattcatcgcgaaaaattacacccatttctaaaaaagttttataaataaacttcatttaatactctatgcatgcgagattcccTTCTCGGGAATCGTGTGCTAAGATGGTAGAAtgcaaccaaacaaggccaatgtCAAAGTGTTATTGGAAGACTGTACCATATTTTAGTATGCGTTAAAAAGTGGAAAGTGGAAGTAATATTTTGTTCTGTATCCATAAAGTAATCATTCGAGGTGTATAATTTATTTGTTCTTGTAAATTAAATTGTTGGGCCATGTTGATCCATTTGTTCGCAATATTAATTTTCCATTATGTAACCTTTAAATAAAATGTTCACGATG contains:
- the LOC120707601 gene encoding uncharacterized protein LOC120707601 isoform X2, whose amino-acid sequence is MVEKIIQLAAHITCKNHIPRAPNCSVPPISLSILQSPWPQIHSIAIDAHRVHRSRSVVHRRRRIKLLPIPPLTVFLAVNLEAQFLDDAAVAYVPLAAGGWGHVQRQWDGKRCHRVLHCLGSLYLLLCMIPSIRPSLSQRPSRICAPCSLSSVLLHWIQKLMQR
- the LOC120707601 gene encoding uncharacterized protein LOC120707601 isoform X1 — its product is MVEKIIQLAAHITCKNHIPRAPNCSVPPISLSILQSPWPQIHSIAIDAHRVHRSRSVVHRRRRIKLLPIPPLTVFLAVNLEAQFLDDAAAVAYVPLAAGGWGHVQRQWDGKRCHRVLHCLGSLYLLLCMIPSIRPSLSQRPSRICAPCSLSSVLLHWIQKLMQR